Proteins from a single region of Syngnathus scovelli strain Florida chromosome 7, RoL_Ssco_1.2, whole genome shotgun sequence:
- the numa1 gene encoding nuclear mitotic apparatus protein 1 isoform X4, whose amino-acid sequence MALMNLGVKALLGWISDLTLPHREIKNIEELQNGELLLHVVYKMKKEQPPSITSPRERFKAIAEFVEQVCRFSATQSCSLSWDNINNGINLTLEIAKVLLLLVYHDMMSERCTLKTLDCEVEGEIANLTVSYVMESEGRVYLSSGLDAYLARQYLPVTPEIFARTTSTSTSSLSTASTLSDEDSPVFHRTKKIAFVDMHTVASSSSSRSPLQDIMNTPKFQLRKIQREMIRERDYRDGLEKELAGKISLIAQRESHINQLQYHLDKMKREQTANELSTREQINDLEMKNNLLQQRLNELLKENKESKSSFSLTERKVNELEEENGVLSSQMRTVRAQLSMCQAEVLRLTESQASLQEEWRTKEDYLNSELSQATAQKELLTEQIQILQGKISCLEEEIRAATKQDLGENMGPIIERDELDCEIVRLKNELDSTFYCLKKAEANVEAKTQQLSDFEQKNAQQKEQLEQQKLHIKDIVQAKDRILMELQKEISEQRATLQKEIEHLKFQLEQAEQQKAQEISGLQKLIAALQQELDTFRESSREKEQLLDQTKQKLKELETKFHDLTSVLVDKDNQINILKEEINVFTIETVKTKNEIETKDQLLSQLHLESSNQQDILQNQIQTLTVEVENLGLTVQRAKQEVQLKRDLLAQTKQEYIKEKDVLQQQIATSEEETCRLRSEIYAKNEQLVILQTDTSNQSEILQEQMNHLKSQVESLTNSLTKAEDNVKSLQELLVKQEQESAGQQDLLQQKLIASEESVRTMQVESQTKEDQIILLNKQFSKKSERLHQDIQSLEEQVKSLSLSLRNAEGNLKSKGTLFAEQHSQSTLQIEALQTQMVSSQQEVSRLISQLHDKEEQLSLLANTSSEQSELLEKKINGLDKQLESVNDSLQMTKDQVKAKEDLIAKLEKENSFHTETLKKDNMELLEEAKQLKEELQTKESQFNLFKVESSEQSEVLKNEIEALKNQIKKLTESLQATQEQVKANVDLLANKEMEISKERNKYESLMESSSEEVTTLKERIRNHEKQLVTLKERGSSQTEMLQKEMSQLKEQLALMNNLLSKAEQRVQAQLAVITAQEQECAHQKELLQYQQSVAEAEIRKMTAEIQVGEECIMQLNVNSEESGQEVQSLKEQVQSLEVFLRKAEEVVQSKNELLNQQKIEIDITLQEKHQKDELKEKQISSFENEILKLRECCDEKQTLLIKTEEQLDMLKSELVAVKTQSDEKDHSLDTLSAEVAAQAKLLEKSKQEAQDNANMLVKIQDEASQQSIALQLEVDDLKRHLEVITQELQDKGQELLQRNQGSAELMENLKMQLSASQAEVIKMKVEIQAKEEYVMQLKDANFAQLNLDVQFKTDQQQEEVERTLQNDELLQKQISSFEEEILKLKERNDEKQELLNRAKTKLDVLQTELVAMKTITDKKDKDQKALEKEVAMLILEKERLVQTKQATERENLASLKMEQVLKEELESLKMENALLLKEMEKKQETRWIKKDLEEQLVAKTEAVEHYKAQMEKAVSHYNDKKQLLQESQEEVAKLKHTLEVKEREVNATGTELKLLQLQLEKAQSKEKDMLSKLARLEAQVAFSDLNLLAHNQISDRQGETSELPDLHSKVLKVEPKRMMSSDSLNQSSLEDSLNSTRKLSAPGESSTPLVRSSERLAAKRRGLKAESLESLYFTPINTRHVHRATAEIKTEMDFRCLNPSSSVKRRRTTQVINITMTKKTPGGIEHDETFYSLASAQSQPNLSGARGARPAFMELSDTPAKMTEAVSDQLSGLPGYRRSTIHSQTTSTFCVGAVNEPEGAPDDWMRIAEFQARNKACLPHLKSSYPVEFENGFKTALTFTDEDVRTGDPTETIRRASVMPGQLQESVASHRLSLAAPHLSSTSSVRSHRLSLMAGYPPSKSISSSQLKSPRCSKRSASTLSVTHTSPEKKMKATCFPRPLTPKNKNMNSGSTNSNLHPTLSPVDRRESMMFTIENTPKNSSNYLKRGLNKLRSSTRKSPGKTATKSPVKTAHKENKQAATSRAVAGRAARVGSFKSPQVVSKENKKTCQTFGKSPRLTESARKE is encoded by the exons ATGGCACTCATGAATCTGGGCGTTAAGGCTCTACTTGGCTGG ATAAGTGATCTCACGCTGCCCCACCGAGAGATAAAAAACATCGAAGAGTTACAGAATGGGGAGTTGCTGCTTCATGTTGTTTATAAAAT GAAAAAGGAACAACCTCCTTCAATAACATCACCGAGAGAACGTTTTAAAGCCATTGCAGAATTTGTGGAGC AGGTTTGCAGATTCAGCGCGACCCAAAGTTGTTCATTATCCTGGGACAACATAAATAATGGAATCAACTTGACTTTGGAAATAGCGAAG GTGCTGTTGTTACTGGTTTATCATGACATGATGAGTGAACGGTGCACACTTAAAACCTTGGACTGTGAGGTGGAG GGGGAGATTGCAAATCTGACTGTTTCTTATGTGATGGAGAGTGAGGGCAGAGTTTATCTGAGTAGTGGTCTTGATGCCTACTTGGCAAGGCAAT ATTTGCCTGTGACTCCTGAAATATTCGCTAGAACGACAAGCACCTCTACTTCCAGTTTATCGACAGCCTCGACACTCTCAGATGAAGACTCCCCGGTGTTCCATCGCACAAAGAAAATTGCCTTTGTCGATATGCACACTGTGGCATCATCTTCTTCCAG CAGATCTCCCCTTCAAGATATAATGAACACTCCCAAATTCCAGTTGAGGAAGATTCAGCGGGAGATGATCAGAGAGCGAGATTATAGGGATGGGCTGGAGAAGGAGCTCGCTGGGAAAATTAGCCTCATTGCACAAAGAG AATCTCACATTAACCAGCTGCAGTATCATCTGGACAAGATGAAAAGGGAACAAACAGCTAATGAGCTCAGCACCAGGGAACAAATCAATGACCTTGAGATGAAGAATAACTT GTTACAACAGCGACTCAACGAGCttctaaaagaaaacaaagagagTAAAAGTTCCTTTTCGCTGAcggaacgaaaagtgaatgaacTTGAAGAGGAAAACGGCGTCCTCTCTTCACAG ATGCGTACAGTGCGTGCGCAGCTGTCTATGTGTCAAGCTGAAGTTCTCAGGCTGACAGAAAGCCAAGCGTCTCTTCAAGAGGAGTGGAGAACCAAAGAGGACTACTTAAACTCTGAACTCAGTCAAGCCACTGCACAAAAG GAACTCCTGACTGAACAAATTCAGATACTCCAGGGAAAGATATCGTGTTTGGAAGAAGAAATTAGAGCAGCTACAAAGCAAGATTTAGGCGAAAACATGGGGCCAATTATTGAG AGAGATGAGCTGGACTGTGAAATTGTCCGCTTAAAGAATGAGCTGGACAGCACATTTTACTGCTTGAAGAAGGCCGAGGCCAACGTGGAGGCTAAAACGCAGCAGCTTTCAGACTTTGAGCAAAAAAACGCCCAACAGAAAGAACAACTGGAGCAACAAAAACTGCACATTAAAGATATTGTTCAGGCCAAGGATCGGATCTTGATGGAGCTGCAAAAGGAAATCTCTGAACAGAGAGCAACCCTTCAGAAAGAGATTGAGCATCTTAAATTTCAGCTCGAGCAAGCGGAGCAGCAGAAAGCCCAGGAGATTAGTGGACTACAGAAGCTTATTGCTGCTTTACAGCAAGAACTGGACACCTTTAGAGAATCTAGTCGAGAAAAGGAACAACTCCTTGATCAGACCAAACAAAAACTGAAAGAGCTTGAAACCAAGTTTCACGATCTAACATCAGTCTTGGTGGATAAAGATAATCAAATTAACATCCTCAAGGAAGAAATTAACGTTTTTACAATTGAAACTGTGAAAactaaaaatgaaattgaaaccAAAGACCAACTGCTGTCCCAGCTACATCTGGAGAGTTCTAACCAGCAAGACATTCTCCAGAATCAAATCCAGACTTTGACGGTTGAAGTTGAAAACCTTGGTTTGACTGTCCAACGCGCTAAACAGGAAGTCCAACTTAAACGTGATCTTTTGGCTCAAACCAAACAAGAGTATATCAAGGAGAAGGATGTACTTCAGCAACAGATTGCAACCAGTGAGGAGGAGACTTGCAGGCTTCGCTCAGAGATCTATGCCAAAAATGAGCAGCTTGTCATCTTACAGACGGACACTTCCAATCAGTCTGAAATCCTCCAAGAGCAGATGAACCATCTTAAAAGTCAAGTTGAAAGCCTTACTAACTCTTTGACAAAGGCTGAAGACAATGTCAAGTCTCTGCAGGAGCTTCTGGTGAAGCAGGAGCAGGAAAGTGCTGGTCAACAAGATCTTTTGCAGCAGAAACTGATTGCTTCTGAAGAGAGTGTGAGGACAATGCAGGTGGAGAGCCAAACTAAGGAGGACCAAATCATTTTACTAAATAAGCAGTTTTCAAAGAAGTCGGAACGTCTTCACCAAGACATCCAAAGTTTGGAGGAACAGGTAAAAAGCCTCAGTTTATCCTTAAGGAACGCTGAAGGGAATCTGAAATCCAAGGGGACTCTTTTTGCCGAGCAACATTCACAGAGTACCCTGCAAATCGAGGCACTGCAGACACAGATGGTTTCTTCTCAGCAAGAAGTGAGCAGACTGATTTCACAACTTCATGACAAAGAGGAGCAGCTCAGTCTGCTCGCGAATACAAGCTCTGAGCAATCTGAATTGCTTGAAAAGAAGATTAATGGTCTGGACAAACAACTGGAGAGTGTGAATGATTCTCTCCAAATGACCAAGGACCAAGTGAAGGCCAAGGAAGATTTAATTGCCAAGCTAGAGAAAGAGAATTCTTTCCACACAGAGACACTCAAAAAGGACAATATGGAGCTTTTGGAGGAGGCCAAACAACTCAAGGAGGAACTCCAAACCAAAGAAAGCCAGTTTAACCTATTTAAGGTAGAGAGCAGCGAGCAGTCTGAGGTGCTGAAGAACGAGATTGAGGCTCTTAAGAACCAAATAAAAAAGCTAACGGAATCTCTTCAAGCTACACAAGAACAAGTCAAAGCAAACGTTGATCTCCTGGCAAACAAGGAAATGGAAATTTCAAAGGAAAGGAACAAGTATGAAAGCTTAATGGAGTCCTCTTCAGAGGAGGTGACCACGTTGAAGGAGCGTATACGAAATCACGAGAAACAGCTTGTGACTTTGAAAGAAAGAGGTTCTTCACAAACAGAAATGCTACAGAAGGAGATGAGTCAGCTCAAAGAGCAGTTGGCATTGATGAACAATTTGCTCTCCAAAGCCGAGCAGAGGGTTCAGGCCCAGTTGGCTGTGATAACTGCACAGGAGCAGGAATGTGCTCACCAGAAAGAGCTTCTGCAATATCAGCAGTCTGTGGCAGAGGCTGAGATAAGAAAAATGACGGCGGAGATCCAAGTTGGAGAGGAATGTATCATGCAATTGAATGTCAACTCTGAGGAGTCTGGTCAAGAAGTGCAATCTTTAAAGGAACAAGTACAGTCTCTTGAAGTTTTTCTCAGAAAGGCTGAAGAAGTTGTTCAATCTAAAAATGAATTGTTGAATCAGCAGAAGATAGAAATAGACATAACTCTTCAGGAGAAGCACCAAAAAGATGAGCTAAAAGAGAAACAGATTTCCTCCTTTGAAAATGAGATCCTTAAACTCAGAGAATGCTGCGATGAGAAGCAAACACTCCTCATCAAGACTGAAGAGCAACTTGACATGCTCAAGTCTGAGCTGGTTGCCGTCAAAACACAATCGGATGAGAAAGACCACAGCCTTGACACCCTCAGCGCTGAGGTTGCCGCCCAAGCTAAATTGcttgaaaaatcaaaacaagaagCTCAGGACAATGCCAACATGCTTGTGAAGATCCAAGACGAAGCATCCCAACAAAGCATTGCACTTCAGCTTGAGGTAGACGACCTTAAGAGACATTTGGAAGTTATTACCCAAGAACTTCAAGACAAAGGCCAAGAGTTACTTCAAAGAAATCAAGGCTCTGCGGAGCTGATGGAGAATCTGAAGATGCAGCTGTCTGCATCACAGGCAGAGGTGATCAAGATGAAGGTGGAGATCCAAGCTAAAGAGGAATATGTCATGCAATTGAAAGACGCTAACTTTGCGCAGTTGAACTTGGATGTTCAATTTAAGACTGATCAACAGCAGGAAGAAGTTGAGAGAACCCTACAGAATGACGAGCTCCtacaaaaacaaatttcatcGTTTGAAGAGGAGATTCTGAAGCTCAAAGAACGTAATGATGAGAAGCAGGAACTCCTTAATCGGGCTAAAACGAAACTTGACGTGCTCCAGACTGAGTTGGTTGCCATGAAAACCATAACGGACAAAAAGGATAAAGACCAGAAAGCTCTGGAGAAAGAAGTGGCTATGCTGATCTTGGAGAAGGAGAGACTTGTTCAGACCAAGCAGGCCACAGAAAGAGAGAACTTGGCCTCActtaaaatggagcaagtgctcAAGGAAGAGCTTGAATCGTTGAAGATGGAAAACGCTCTGCTCTTaaaagaaatggaaaaaaaacaggagaCCAGGTGGATCAAGAAGGATTTGGAGGAACAACTTGTGGCGAAAACGGAGGCTGTGGAACACTACAAAGCTCAG ATGGAAAAGGCTGTGAGTCATTACAATGACAAGAAGCAGCTTCTGCAGGAGAGCCAAGAGGAAGTGGCCAAGCTGAAGCACACTCTGGAAGTAAAAGAGCGGGAAGTGAACGCCACTGGTACAGAGCTCAAATTGCTCCAGCTGCAATTGGAAAAGGCTCAAAGCAAGGAAAAGGACATGCTGAGCAAGCTGGCCCGTTTGGaggcacag GTGGCCTTTTCTGACCTCAACCTGCTCGCACACAATCAAATCTCCGACCGTCAAGGAGAAACATCGGAGCTTCCAGACTTGCACTCAAAGGTTCTTAAAGTGGAGCCAAAGAGAATGATGAGCTCAGACAGTCTGAACCAAAGCTCCCTCGAAGACTCACTGAACAgcacaag GAAGCTTTCGGCGCCTGGTGAATCAAGCACGCCGCTTGTCCGTAGTTCTGAAAGACTGGCGGCCAAACGTCGTGGTCTGAAGGCAGAGTCACTGGAAAGTCTTTATTTTACACCAATAAATACAAGACACGTCCACAG AGCAACTGCGGAAATCAAAACAGAAATGGATTTCCGTTGCTTAAACCCATCGTCGTCTGTCAaaagacggaggacgacgcaggTTATAAACATAACCATGACAAAG AAAACTCCAGGTGGCATTGAACATGATGAGACGTTCTACAGCCTGGCTTCAGCTCAATCGCAGCCCAACCTCTCCGGTGCCCGTGGCGCACGCCCTGCATTCATGGAGCTCTCCGACAcgccggcaaaaatgaccgaaGCTGTAAGCGACCAGCTCAGCGGTCTTCCTGGTTATCGGCGGAGCACGATCCATTCGCAGA CCACAAGTACGTTTTGCGTCGGGGCAGTGAACGAGCCAGAAGGTGCGCCTGATGATTGGATGAGGATTGCTGAGTTCCAGGCCAGGAACAAAGCCTGCCTTCCTCATCTCAAGAGCAGCTATCCTGTCGAGTTTGAG AATGGCTTCAAGACCGCACTGACGTTCACCGACGAAGATGTCCGCACTGGTGACCCAACGGAAACCATTCGTCGAGCATCCGTCATGCCGGGCCAGCTGCAAGAATCCGTCGCTTCCCATCGCCTCTCCCTTGCGGCGCCACACTTGAGTAGCACATCCAGCGTCCGCTCTCACCGTCTGTCTTTGATGGCGGGCTACCCACCATCTAAATCGATCAGCTCATCTCAGCTGAAAAGCCCAAGATGCTCAAAGAGGTCGGCGTCCACGTTGTCTGTTACTCATACTTCACCTGAG aaaaaaatgaaagctaCCTGCTTCCCCCGTCCCCTCACTCCTAAAAACAAGAACATGAACAGCGGATCCACCAACTCAAACCTTCACCCCACCCTTAGCCCG GTTGACCGCAGGGAGTCCATGATGTTCACCATTGAGAACACTCCGAAGAACAGCAGCAACTACCTCAAAAGAGGCCTGAATAAACTCCGTAGCTCCACCCGCAAGTCACCAGGCAAAACCGCCACAAAATCTCCCGTGAAGACCGCgcacaaagaaaataaacaggcCGCCACTTCTCGTGCTGTGGCGGGTCGAGCGGCCCGAGTTGGAAGCTTCAAGTCACCCCAAGTGGTCTCCAAAGAAAACAAGAAGACGTGTCAAACTTTTGGCAAGTCTCCACGGTTGACGGAAAGCGCTCGTAAG GAATGA